One genomic region from Vitis riparia cultivar Riparia Gloire de Montpellier isolate 1030 chromosome 17, EGFV_Vit.rip_1.0, whole genome shotgun sequence encodes:
- the LOC117934390 gene encoding plant UBX domain-containing protein 10-like → MSSAIRESGRALAEATCHGIVRRMVSLPRSIIGGVSRVMGHGIDLMGIGGRRNQHLLQPNFQLPHPQQPEMVPEEWAFLTSFEQQYGSSHPFFYVCRFTDALKMAEDDHKFLFMYLHSPQHPFTYSFCSETLCSELVTQFLDANFVSWGALSDRGEGLHMAATLRPGSFPFCAVVAPASGDSLAVLQQIEGPIYPAELVEILQRTMEEQGLAFGSSSRAVEEEKRRADRRLREEQDAAYLAALQIDEEKSRPTDLRSEQVVQKKPVQAAKHNPSKKQTGKKVKEATTVTETPHNETANEEKDSRVTQILIRFPNGERREHSFSLMDKVQSVYRYIDSLGLPGVGNYRLISSFPRRVYGVEEMGMTLKDACLHPRASLFLELL, encoded by the exons ATGTCATCTGCAATAAGGGAAAGTGGGAGGGCATTGGCAGAGGCCACCTGCCATGGGATTGTTAGAAGGATGGTGAGCCTTCCAAGAAGCATCATAGGGGGGGTTTCCAGAGTGATGGGTCATGGAATAGACCTCATGGGAATCGGTGGAAGGCGTAATCAGCATCTGCTGCAGCCTAATTTCCAGTTGCCCCATCCGCAGCAGCCTGAAATGGTTCCTGAAGAGTGGGCTTTTCTGACTAGTTTTGAGCAGCAGTATGGCTCCAGCCATCCCTTTTTCTATGTATGCCGCTTCACGGATGCTCTCAAGATGGCAGAAGACGATCACAAGTTCTTGTTCATGTATCTCCACTCGCCCCAACACCCATTCACATACTCTTTCTGCAGTGAGACCCTGTGTTCAGAGCTGGTTACACAGTTCCTTGATGCCAACTTTGTTTCCTGGGGAGCACTCTCAGATAGAGGAGAGGGTTTGCACATGGCTGCCACACTGAGGCCTGGCAGCTTCCCATTCTGCGCTGTGGTAGCTCCTGCTTCGGGTGATAGCCTAGCAGTCCTGCAACAG ATTGAAGGGCCAATTTACCCAGCTGAATTGGTGGAGATTCTACAAAGAACAATGGAGGAGCAAGGGCTGGCTTTTGGCAGCAGCTCCAGGGCCGTGGAGGAAGAAAAGCGGAGAGCAGATCGTCGGCTGAGGGAAGAACAAGATGCAGCATATCTTGCTGCTCTTCAGATAGACGAG GAAAAAAGTAGACCCACAGATTTACGCTCAGAACAAGTAGTCCAGAAAAAACCAGTACAAGCAGCAAAGCACAATCCCTCAAAGAAACAGACTGGTAAAAAGGTGAAAGAGGCCACCACCGTCACAGAAACTCCACACAATGAAACTGCAAATGAAGAAAAGGATTCAAGGGTCACCCAG ATACTGATTCGGTTTCCAAATGGGGAAAGAAGGGAGCATAGCTTCTCACTCATGGATAAAGTCCAGTCGGTTTACAGGTACATTGATTCTCTGGGCTTACCCGGAGTGGGAAACTATAGACTGATATCAAGCTTCCCAAGAAGGGTCTACGGTGTAGAAGAGATGGGAATGACTCTCAAAGATGCTTGCCTTCATCCTAGAGCAAGCCTCTTCCTTGAGCTTCTGTAA
- the LOC117905073 gene encoding phosphatidylinositol transfer protein PDR16 isoform X4, with translation MAMRLSHPLRPSSLSQFQFRPKSLSTCKFSIQNRISNSDNSRKLVMEVKEKLEKDQHSLPVGRNGRDDEDMILWFLKDRKFSVEGAVAKLTKAIKWRQEFGVSELHEESVRIVAETGKGYVHDFLDVNDRPVLIVVASKHFPAMQDPIEDEKLCVFLIEKALSKLPAGKEEILGIIDLRGFVAIGNFKTCKQYSLPILIGTLWADFFLFLAV, from the exons ATGGCGATGCGTCTGAGTCATCCTCTTCGCCCTTCTTCCCTCTCACAATTCCAATTCCGCCCTAAATCCCTATCAACCTGCAAATTCTCAATTCAAAATCGCATTTCCAACTCCGATAATTCGCGTAAG CTAGTAATGGAAGTAAAGGAGAAGCTTGAAAAAGATCAGCATAGTCTCCCTGTTGGCAGAAATGGACGAGATGATGAAGACATGATTCTATGGTTTCTGAAGGACCGAAAGTTTTCGGTTGAAGGTGCTGTCGCAAAATTGACTAAAGCCATT AAATGGCGTCAAGAATTTGGTGTGTCTGAATTGCATGAAGAGTCTGTCAGAATTGTAGCTGAAACCGGAAAAGGCTACGTGCATGACTTTCTTGATGTCAATGATAGACCAGTACTAATAGTGGTAGCATCAAAGCATTTTCCTGCT ATGCAGGATCCTATTGAGGATGAGAAGTTGTGTGTGTTTCTGATTGAGAAGGCGTTGAGTAAACTCCCAGCTGGGAAAGAAGAAATACTTGGGATAATTGATCTTCGGGGCTTTG TAGCCATTGGAAATTTTAAGACCTGTAAGCAGTATTCCCTGCCAATTCTGATAGGTACATTATGGGCTGACTTCTTTCTATTTCTGGCAGTTTGA
- the LOC117905073 gene encoding phosphatidylinositol transfer protein PDR16 isoform X5 — MAMRLSHPLRPSSLSQFQFRPKSLSTCKFSIQNRISNSDNSRKLVMEVKEKLEKDQHSLPVGRNGRDDEDMILWFLKDRKFSVEGAVAKLTKAIKWRQEFGVSELHEESVRIVAETGKGYVHDFLDVNDRPVLIVVASKHFPAMQDPIEDEKLCVFLIEKALSKLPAGKEEILGIIDLRGFV, encoded by the exons ATGGCGATGCGTCTGAGTCATCCTCTTCGCCCTTCTTCCCTCTCACAATTCCAATTCCGCCCTAAATCCCTATCAACCTGCAAATTCTCAATTCAAAATCGCATTTCCAACTCCGATAATTCGCGTAAG CTAGTAATGGAAGTAAAGGAGAAGCTTGAAAAAGATCAGCATAGTCTCCCTGTTGGCAGAAATGGACGAGATGATGAAGACATGATTCTATGGTTTCTGAAGGACCGAAAGTTTTCGGTTGAAGGTGCTGTCGCAAAATTGACTAAAGCCATT AAATGGCGTCAAGAATTTGGTGTGTCTGAATTGCATGAAGAGTCTGTCAGAATTGTAGCTGAAACCGGAAAAGGCTACGTGCATGACTTTCTTGATGTCAATGATAGACCAGTACTAATAGTGGTAGCATCAAAGCATTTTCCTGCT ATGCAGGATCCTATTGAGGATGAGAAGTTGTGTGTGTTTCTGATTGAGAAGGCGTTGAGTAAACTCCCAGCTGGGAAAGAAGAAATACTTGGGATAATTGATCTTCGGGGCTTTG TTTGA
- the LOC117905073 gene encoding CRAL-TRIO domain-containing protein C3H8.02 isoform X1 has protein sequence MAMRLSHPLRPSSLSQFQFRPKSLSTCKFSIQNRISNSDNSRKLVMEVKEKLEKDQHSLPVGRNGRDDEDMILWFLKDRKFSVEGAVAKLTKAIKWRQEFGVSELHEESVRIVAETGKGYVHDFLDVNDRPVLIVVASKHFPAMQDPIEDEKLCVFLIEKALSKLPAGKEEILGIIDLRGFGTENADLKFLTFLFDVFYYYYPRRLGQVLFVEAPFVFKPIWQLVKPLLKSYASLARFCSMETVRKEYFTEETFPASFRD, from the exons ATGGCGATGCGTCTGAGTCATCCTCTTCGCCCTTCTTCCCTCTCACAATTCCAATTCCGCCCTAAATCCCTATCAACCTGCAAATTCTCAATTCAAAATCGCATTTCCAACTCCGATAATTCGCGTAAG CTAGTAATGGAAGTAAAGGAGAAGCTTGAAAAAGATCAGCATAGTCTCCCTGTTGGCAGAAATGGACGAGATGATGAAGACATGATTCTATGGTTTCTGAAGGACCGAAAGTTTTCGGTTGAAGGTGCTGTCGCAAAATTGACTAAAGCCATT AAATGGCGTCAAGAATTTGGTGTGTCTGAATTGCATGAAGAGTCTGTCAGAATTGTAGCTGAAACCGGAAAAGGCTACGTGCATGACTTTCTTGATGTCAATGATAGACCAGTACTAATAGTGGTAGCATCAAAGCATTTTCCTGCT ATGCAGGATCCTATTGAGGATGAGAAGTTGTGTGTGTTTCTGATTGAGAAGGCGTTGAGTAAACTCCCAGCTGGGAAAGAAGAAATACTTGGGATAATTGATCTTCGGGGCTTTGGTACTGAGAATGCTGATCTTAAATTCTTAACTTTTTTG TTTGATGTATTCTACTATTACTATCCAAGGCGGCTGGGCCAGGTCCTTTTTGTGGAAGCTCCCTTTGTATTTAAACCAATTTGGCAGCTGGTGAAGCCCTTATTAAAATCCTATGCTTCTCTG GCGAGATTTTGCTCCATGGAGACTGTGAGGAAGGAATATTTCACAGAAGAAACATTTCCAGCCAGCTTCAGAGACTGA
- the LOC117905073 gene encoding CRAL-TRIO domain-containing protein C3H8.02 isoform X2 — protein sequence MAMRLSHPLRPSSLSQFQFRPKSLSTCKFSIQNRISNSDNSRKLVMEVKEKLEKDQHSLPVGRNGRDDEDMILWFLKDRKFSVEGAVAKLTKAIVSITCTFMLSEKCKHIAKRTVRIVSPYEKMQDPIEDEKLCVFLIEKALSKLPAGKEEILGIIDLRGFGTENADLKFLTFLFDVFYYYYPRRLGQVLFVEAPFVFKPIWQLVKPLLKSYASLARFCSMETVRKEYFTEETFPASFRD from the exons ATGGCGATGCGTCTGAGTCATCCTCTTCGCCCTTCTTCCCTCTCACAATTCCAATTCCGCCCTAAATCCCTATCAACCTGCAAATTCTCAATTCAAAATCGCATTTCCAACTCCGATAATTCGCGTAAG CTAGTAATGGAAGTAAAGGAGAAGCTTGAAAAAGATCAGCATAGTCTCCCTGTTGGCAGAAATGGACGAGATGATGAAGACATGATTCTATGGTTTCTGAAGGACCGAAAGTTTTCGGTTGAAGGTGCTGTCGCAAAATTGACTAAAGCCATTGTATCCATAACCTGCACATTTATGCTTTCAG AAAAGTGCAAGCATATTGCCAAAAGGACAGTGAGGATAGTTTCCCCTTATGAAAAG ATGCAGGATCCTATTGAGGATGAGAAGTTGTGTGTGTTTCTGATTGAGAAGGCGTTGAGTAAACTCCCAGCTGGGAAAGAAGAAATACTTGGGATAATTGATCTTCGGGGCTTTGGTACTGAGAATGCTGATCTTAAATTCTTAACTTTTTTG TTTGATGTATTCTACTATTACTATCCAAGGCGGCTGGGCCAGGTCCTTTTTGTGGAAGCTCCCTTTGTATTTAAACCAATTTGGCAGCTGGTGAAGCCCTTATTAAAATCCTATGCTTCTCTG GCGAGATTTTGCTCCATGGAGACTGTGAGGAAGGAATATTTCACAGAAGAAACATTTCCAGCCAGCTTCAGAGACTGA
- the LOC117905073 gene encoding CRAL-TRIO domain-containing protein C365.01 isoform X3: MAMRLSHPLRPSSLSQFQFRPKSLSTCKFSIQNRISNSDNSRKLVMEVKEKLEKDQHSLPVGRNGRDDEDMILWFLKDRKFSVEEKCKHIAKRTVRIVSPYEKMQDPIEDEKLCVFLIEKALSKLPAGKEEILGIIDLRGFGTENADLKFLTFLFDVFYYYYPRRLGQVLFVEAPFVFKPIWQLVKPLLKSYASLARFCSMETVRKEYFTEETFPASFRD; this comes from the exons ATGGCGATGCGTCTGAGTCATCCTCTTCGCCCTTCTTCCCTCTCACAATTCCAATTCCGCCCTAAATCCCTATCAACCTGCAAATTCTCAATTCAAAATCGCATTTCCAACTCCGATAATTCGCGTAAG CTAGTAATGGAAGTAAAGGAGAAGCTTGAAAAAGATCAGCATAGTCTCCCTGTTGGCAGAAATGGACGAGATGATGAAGACATGATTCTATGGTTTCTGAAGGACCGAAAGTTTTCGGTTGAAG AAAAGTGCAAGCATATTGCCAAAAGGACAGTGAGGATAGTTTCCCCTTATGAAAAG ATGCAGGATCCTATTGAGGATGAGAAGTTGTGTGTGTTTCTGATTGAGAAGGCGTTGAGTAAACTCCCAGCTGGGAAAGAAGAAATACTTGGGATAATTGATCTTCGGGGCTTTGGTACTGAGAATGCTGATCTTAAATTCTTAACTTTTTTG TTTGATGTATTCTACTATTACTATCCAAGGCGGCTGGGCCAGGTCCTTTTTGTGGAAGCTCCCTTTGTATTTAAACCAATTTGGCAGCTGGTGAAGCCCTTATTAAAATCCTATGCTTCTCTG GCGAGATTTTGCTCCATGGAGACTGTGAGGAAGGAATATTTCACAGAAGAAACATTTCCAGCCAGCTTCAGAGACTGA